The following coding sequences lie in one Niabella agricola genomic window:
- the rplS gene encoding 50S ribosomal protein L19 gives MSSAIDFVHEQLTPKKAFPAFKAGDNITVNYKIIEGNKERIQSFKGDVIKKQGKGSTATFTVRKISDGIGVERLFPFTSPNIESIVLNKVGQVRRAKLFYQRERFGKSARIREKRMAVADVKKAEKA, from the coding sequence ATGAGCAGCGCTATAGACTTTGTACACGAACAACTGACTCCCAAAAAGGCATTCCCCGCTTTTAAAGCCGGAGACAATATTACCGTTAATTATAAAATTATTGAAGGTAACAAGGAGCGGATCCAGTCTTTTAAAGGAGATGTGATTAAAAAACAGGGCAAAGGAAGCACTGCAACTTTTACTGTTCGGAAGATCTCTGACGGTATCGGTGTAGAAAGACTGTTCCCCTTCACTTCTCCTAACATTGAATCCATTGTTTTAAACAAAGTAGGCCAGGTGCGCCGTGCAAAACTGTTCTATCAAAGAGAGCGTTTTGGTAAAAGCGCCCGTATCCGCGAGAAGCGTATGGCTGTGGCTGACGTTAAGAAAGCTGAAAAAGCGTAA
- a CDS encoding Sec-independent protein translocase subunit TatA/TatB, with translation MANFQLLGALGTNEIIIIMVIVLLLFGGRKIPELMRGLGKGVREFNDAKDNVKREIEESANTISSEPKRTSPQE, from the coding sequence ATGGCAAATTTTCAATTATTGGGTGCTTTGGGAACCAACGAAATCATTATCATAATGGTTATTGTGCTGTTGTTATTCGGAGGCCGTAAAATTCCTGAATTGATGAGAGGTTTGGGTAAAGGAGTACGCGAATTCAATGACGCAAAAGACAATGTGAAGCGGGAGATCGAAGAGAGCGCCAATACGATTTCTTCTGAGCCGAAAAGAACTTCCCCCCAGGAATAA